A section of the Paenibacillus yonginensis genome encodes:
- a CDS encoding DUF3732 domain-containing protein: MQSRIEAIIILNDDEEKRFVDFHEGTNIITGESKTGKSAIVEIIDYCLCSSRSTIPKGKITDFATIFSLILIINEQRYIIARKNTYLEKKKMLFAPISDEINCRTITRSFFEDEKFIDYKLVQKQLEQVLNLRVTNVKENAEDTKEAASLRHMTSYLFQHQNLMASKFALFYRFDDYQKKKDVIQQFPIFAGIVGQEYYSVLMQLNSYKKELKRIQNNLISDQKVKTGIINDLLPKVKNYYALIGIDFKEKQPLEKLIETARNLPKLSDNSYTSDQIIVRYEAIKSAIEELREQEQLLKSRLIKLDSAADNSNDYINSLEKLKEKSELSAKNETDYACPLCGSECTDLHQISKDIEKASLWLTDEIRLITNSTDHFSEERRKITEQMDQVVKEIRRLWGQMRNIERNYLSQSNKYDLEKKLDYCRLEIQIYLETIDKGLFNNLDKELEDIQSKIEECNTKLNQFNLEAEKKVALKKINQNMNKLKKNLDFEDEFKKYDLVFNLEEFELALEGKFGERVTLSEMGSGANWVSCHIALFLSLLRYFTSQKERSPMPLFMFFDQPSQVYFPQDVEEPDTKRTQEEIENDKLAVTKMYKVMFDEIEQIFLDTGVKPQLIVVDHVGFTSMQTEKERKSFEQFTRRNWRSGEALI, encoded by the coding sequence ATGCAAAGTAGAATAGAGGCCATAATTATTCTTAATGATGATGAAGAAAAACGTTTTGTTGATTTTCACGAAGGAACTAATATAATCACAGGGGAATCAAAAACCGGGAAAAGTGCTATAGTAGAAATCATTGATTATTGTCTTTGCAGTTCTCGCTCAACGATTCCGAAGGGCAAAATAACAGATTTCGCAACTATTTTTTCGTTAATATTAATTATTAATGAACAAAGATACATAATCGCAAGAAAAAATACTTATTTAGAAAAAAAGAAAATGCTTTTTGCCCCCATTAGTGACGAGATTAATTGCCGAACGATAACAAGATCATTTTTTGAAGATGAAAAATTTATTGACTATAAATTAGTGCAAAAGCAGTTGGAACAAGTGCTGAATCTTCGAGTTACTAATGTAAAAGAAAATGCTGAAGATACCAAGGAAGCAGCCTCATTAAGACATATGACCTCGTATCTGTTTCAACATCAAAATCTAATGGCGAGTAAATTTGCACTTTTTTATAGATTCGACGATTATCAAAAGAAAAAAGATGTCATTCAACAGTTTCCAATTTTCGCAGGAATAGTAGGCCAAGAATACTACTCCGTCTTAATGCAATTAAATTCTTATAAAAAAGAACTCAAGAGAATTCAGAACAATTTAATAAGTGATCAAAAAGTTAAAACAGGAATCATCAATGATTTACTTCCGAAAGTCAAGAATTATTATGCATTAATAGGGATTGATTTCAAGGAAAAACAGCCTTTAGAGAAGCTTATTGAAACTGCCAGAAATCTTCCTAAATTAAGCGATAATTCATATACATCTGACCAGATCATTGTTCGATATGAAGCAATCAAATCAGCAATTGAGGAGCTAAGAGAACAAGAACAACTTTTAAAAAGCAGATTAATAAAACTGGATTCAGCGGCAGATAATAGTAACGATTACATTAACTCACTAGAAAAATTGAAAGAAAAATCCGAGTTGTCCGCAAAAAATGAAACGGATTATGCCTGTCCATTATGCGGTTCAGAATGTACTGACTTACACCAAATATCTAAGGATATTGAAAAGGCCTCCTTGTGGCTAACCGATGAGATAAGATTAATTACTAATAGTACTGATCATTTCTCTGAGGAAAGAAGAAAAATAACTGAGCAAATGGATCAAGTAGTTAAAGAAATTAGACGCCTATGGGGACAGATGAGAAATATAGAAAGAAACTATCTATCTCAAAGCAATAAATATGACTTAGAAAAGAAACTAGACTATTGTAGGCTAGAAATACAAATTTATCTTGAAACGATTGACAAAGGTTTATTTAATAATCTAGACAAGGAGCTTGAGGATATTCAAAGCAAAATCGAAGAATGCAACACAAAACTTAATCAATTCAATCTAGAAGCCGAAAAAAAAGTTGCCTTGAAGAAAATCAATCAAAATATGAATAAACTAAAAAAGAACTTGGATTTCGAAGACGAATTTAAAAAATATGATTTAGTATTTAATTTGGAAGAATTCGAATTGGCTTTAGAAGGAAAATTCGGGGAGAGAGTTACACTTAGTGAAATGGGTAGCGGAGCAAATTGGGTCTCTTGCCATATTGCACTTTTCTTAAGTTTGCTTCGTTATTTCACGTCTCAAAAGGAACGATCCCCCATGCCTCTTTTCATGTTTTTTGATCAACCTAGTCAAGTATATTTCCCACAGGACGTTGAGGAACCTGATACCAAGAGAACGCAAGAAGAAATTGAAAATGATAAACTCGCAGTTACAAAAATGTACAAAGTAATGTTTGATGAAATTGAACAAATATTTTTAGATACAGGAGTCAAACCACAGTTGATTGTTGTAGATCATGTAGGCTTTACCTCTATGCAAACTGAGAAAGAACGAAAAAGTTTTGAACAATTCACACGAAGAAACTGGAGAAGTGGTGAAGCATTAATTTAG
- a CDS encoding three component ABC system middle component, with amino-acid sequence MSILHIEILMYNPFFLSKIIHSFLTGYKKEVDLKTIFYVLPIIMYKDSRDRLNNARTDSTLYSLFSKEIIMKEYNTKLNSKFTLNHVAELFQDYIEPTKQSIIILANQKNIRFQSSIVLLEDFEYNKIAPSIREYFKSAYYLGQIFSKIEVSEFESFLEIRTKA; translated from the coding sequence ATGAGCATACTACATATAGAGATTTTAATGTATAATCCATTCTTTTTAAGTAAAATTATACATTCTTTCCTGACAGGTTACAAAAAAGAGGTTGATTTGAAGACCATTTTTTATGTCTTGCCAATCATAATGTATAAGGACTCGAGAGATAGATTAAACAATGCAAGAACAGACAGTACACTTTACTCTCTTTTCTCTAAAGAGATAATAATGAAGGAATATAATACAAAACTAAATTCTAAATTCACTTTGAATCATGTAGCTGAATTATTTCAAGACTATATCGAACCTACCAAACAATCCATTATTATACTTGCAAATCAGAAAAATATAAGATTTCAGTCATCAATCGTTCTTCTTGAAGACTTTGAATACAATAAAATCGCTCCTTCAATACGAGAGTATTTTAAATCTGCGTATTATTTAGGGCAAATATTCAGCAAGATTGAAGTAAGTGAATTTGAAAGTTTTCTGGAAATTAGAACGAAAGCATAG
- a CDS encoding tyrosine-type recombinase/integrase, which translates to MQKSCVELLGDFTSSQSESGKSSNTIKTYCYSLQAFASWLHNSGGNIDKLTRVDVQQYIKHLETTNLSAATIGKVFAAIAAFAAFKGCSHVMEGIQFPVQSKALHTAPKSLSRTERNKLLRDVECDGNLRNIAIIYTLLFTGIRVSELCQLSLSDLKLSERSGSLTIRKGKGNISRTVPLPVDARYYISKYLKTRTDNDYALFLSQYKQRISIRSVQHMLQNYGIHPHKLRHTYCRELVSAGIDIASVAELAGHASLEVTRRYSKPSHVELEKAISRAFA; encoded by the coding sequence GTGCAAAAAAGTTGCGTAGAATTACTGGGCGACTTCACATCCTCGCAATCGGAGTCAGGAAAATCTTCAAATACCATTAAAACCTATTGCTACTCCCTCCAAGCGTTCGCTTCATGGCTTCACAATAGCGGAGGGAATATCGATAAGCTAACCCGAGTAGATGTACAACAGTATATCAAGCATTTGGAAACGACGAATCTAAGCGCAGCCACTATCGGTAAAGTGTTCGCTGCAATCGCCGCCTTCGCAGCGTTTAAAGGCTGCTCTCATGTTATGGAAGGCATTCAATTCCCTGTGCAAAGTAAAGCCTTGCACACGGCTCCCAAATCGCTATCTCGGACAGAACGGAATAAACTGCTTCGAGATGTGGAGTGTGACGGGAATCTTCGCAATATTGCCATAATTTACACCCTACTCTTTACCGGTATCCGCGTAAGCGAGTTGTGTCAACTGAGCCTTAGCGATCTGAAGCTCAGTGAACGCTCTGGCTCCCTTACAATTCGTAAGGGCAAAGGAAACATTTCTCGAACAGTCCCCCTCCCCGTAGATGCTCGATACTATATTTCTAAATATCTTAAAACCCGAACGGATAATGATTATGCGCTATTCCTTAGTCAATACAAACAGCGCATCAGTATCCGTTCTGTTCAGCATATGTTGCAAAACTATGGCATACATCCTCATAAACTAAGACATACGTACTGCCGAGAACTCGTAAGCGCTGGAATCGATATCGCTTCCGTCGCTGAGCTTGCTGGCCATGCTTCTTTGGAGGTTACGAGGCGATATAGTAAGCCTAGCCACGTGGAGCTGGAAAAGGCGATTAGCAGAGCATTTGCCTAA
- a CDS encoding YopX family protein — translation MNPQYKVLFNEKVYGYVSHSDIAVTVKGGQTFEFNDCRLLQNTGFKDSEGNPIFEGDVLQSIRNNKAACLTVERSDAPEDFGFKCVHYEISALGDINHPFSEIHDMSLQFWLNDDLYQMKVVGDFWSIYQAKANKIKYNVEAVKKTWEK, via the coding sequence ATGAATCCACAGTATAAAGTTCTATTCAACGAGAAGGTTTACGGTTACGTCAGCCATTCCGATATCGCTGTCACGGTCAAAGGTGGACAGACATTCGAATTTAACGATTGTAGACTTCTTCAGAACACTGGCTTTAAAGATTCTGAAGGGAATCCGATCTTTGAAGGCGATGTGTTGCAATCCATACGGAACAACAAAGCTGCGTGTTTGACAGTCGAACGCTCCGATGCCCCTGAAGATTTCGGATTCAAGTGTGTTCATTACGAGATTTCAGCTCTAGGCGATATTAATCACCCATTTAGTGAGATTCATGATATGAGCCTTCAATTCTGGTTGAATGATGATCTATACCAAATGAAAGTTGTAGGCGACTTCTGGTCAATTTATCAGGCAAAGGCTAACAAGATTAAGTACAACGTCGAGGCTGTGAAGAAGACTTGGGAGAAGTAA
- a CDS encoding FtsK/SpoIIIE domain-containing protein, which produces MWLLGSAVGASFTIIILHWISWFPFDWLPISLLTVAFFFIVCTFKGYKLFPIIRAFTAEHEASEHLFYASLADLHKQAKALLFSKRIKNLSQIQTAIHSVGFQQRQAESIYFDKSNELVVNEPKSAAAGNNASTYYPMKKAWERFFNEVFRLKEGTYDVPLHRDLGTTEIYVWDIPSIAFSRWEENLTRIEAYLKKVVFSIYRDFDGIGTVGVEIAKQPLPKEIIFQHMIDLHAATQASESVIVGVNCKGTVAWNYRKIPHGLVAGTTGAGKSTALYSIILQLQRQAHLPVFIDLKGGVSFGFVEDVGYPVATTKEAALQLVKGAVQEVERREKLLKEWGVSPDITVYNEMTGSNLPEIFIVFDEFAQFTDKWQGLDEGMACIKTIAAKGRSNGVHLLIATQRPSQESLGSTDFRSNISFRCIGRMDSQASSQIALGNSAAFERLPSTDYSGLFIVRGTDAPMDSLLKVPYVNDIDFRRLFLGYRNPHEGYAFGSGIHLNKSDQQEVGRNYNDIF; this is translated from the coding sequence TTGTGGCTATTGGGTTCTGCTGTAGGGGCTTCCTTTACCATTATCATCTTGCACTGGATAAGTTGGTTTCCCTTTGACTGGCTCCCGATAAGTCTGTTGACAGTTGCATTCTTTTTCATCGTTTGTACATTCAAAGGGTATAAGCTATTCCCGATTATCCGCGCTTTCACCGCCGAGCATGAAGCTTCTGAGCATCTTTTCTACGCAAGCCTCGCTGACTTGCATAAACAAGCCAAAGCCTTGCTATTCAGCAAGCGAATAAAAAACCTGAGTCAAATTCAAACGGCCATTCATTCCGTTGGCTTCCAACAACGACAAGCGGAAAGTATCTACTTCGATAAATCCAATGAACTGGTAGTTAACGAACCGAAGTCGGCTGCAGCAGGAAACAACGCAAGCACGTATTACCCGATGAAAAAGGCATGGGAGCGGTTCTTCAATGAAGTATTCCGTTTGAAAGAAGGCACTTATGATGTACCGCTCCATCGTGATCTTGGCACAACAGAAATTTATGTATGGGATATTCCTTCAATTGCCTTTAGCCGCTGGGAAGAGAACTTAACCCGAATCGAAGCCTATTTGAAAAAAGTTGTATTCTCTATCTACAGGGACTTTGACGGTATAGGGACGGTTGGAGTCGAAATCGCCAAACAGCCGCTACCGAAGGAAATTATCTTTCAGCATATGATCGACCTTCATGCCGCCACTCAAGCATCGGAAAGTGTAATTGTCGGCGTGAATTGCAAAGGCACGGTTGCTTGGAATTACCGTAAAATTCCGCATGGACTTGTAGCAGGAACAACAGGGGCTGGGAAGTCAACCGCCCTATACTCGATTATCTTGCAGCTTCAACGACAGGCTCATTTGCCTGTTTTCATCGATCTGAAAGGCGGTGTTAGTTTCGGATTTGTGGAAGATGTCGGTTATCCAGTTGCCACAACCAAAGAAGCTGCGCTACAGCTTGTAAAAGGCGCGGTACAGGAAGTTGAACGGCGTGAAAAACTATTAAAAGAATGGGGAGTATCGCCGGATATTACCGTTTACAACGAGATGACCGGCTCGAATCTGCCTGAAATATTCATTGTGTTCGATGAATTCGCGCAGTTTACCGACAAATGGCAAGGACTTGATGAAGGCATGGCTTGTATTAAGACAATTGCCGCGAAGGGACGAAGCAACGGGGTACACTTGCTCATTGCTACACAAAGGCCCTCACAAGAAAGCTTAGGCTCAACCGATTTTCGATCTAACATCTCTTTCCGCTGCATTGGCCGAATGGATTCTCAAGCGTCAAGTCAGATTGCTCTTGGGAATAGCGCCGCGTTCGAGCGCCTCCCTTCAACTGATTACTCCGGGCTATTCATCGTCAGAGGAACGGATGCGCCAATGGATTCATTGCTGAAAGTCCCATACGTCAATGATATCGATTTTCGAAGGTTGTTTTTAGGATATCGGAATCCACATGAAGGCTATGCGTTCGGAAGCGGAATCCATTTGAACAAATCTGATCAACAAGAAGTTGGAAGGAACTACAACGATATTTTTTAA
- a CDS encoding S-layer homology domain-containing protein produces MKKIGLGLLSAALAVNIFVGSAVSNAATFGGSDGAASTQSASTAGFKDTKGHWAEAAIKTAVAKGYVSGYTDGTFKPNAEVTRAEFLKMLVAAMKLDTVAANGSWYQPYVDAATKAGYYAKDFASTTWDKSIPRKEMATLAVRAGLTGYKKDYDTNRNLYEAAKNGIIQGVGKGEIAPDGVTTRASAVVVIERILDIKAGKTLATDKYATGAAEVLWHKTNILTTLPKYFGTPWSSEEYFDSSKLVSKSNDGVAVCTARQYVVVDLDDANDPNRNLLSQYKLGWYNADGVTFELNSTKMHMLLSVSTIQRLVENLPRTLA; encoded by the coding sequence ATGAAGAAAATTGGATTAGGTCTGTTGAGTGCAGCACTCGCAGTAAATATTTTTGTAGGTTCCGCAGTATCGAATGCAGCAACTTTCGGTGGTTCTGATGGAGCAGCTTCTACTCAGTCAGCAAGCACGGCAGGGTTCAAGGATACTAAAGGACACTGGGCTGAAGCGGCAATCAAAACGGCTGTTGCTAAAGGTTATGTATCAGGTTACACGGACGGGACGTTCAAGCCAAACGCTGAGGTAACTCGAGCTGAGTTCCTGAAAATGTTGGTAGCGGCTATGAAACTTGACACTGTAGCGGCTAACGGTTCCTGGTATCAACCCTATGTTGATGCCGCTACGAAAGCCGGATACTACGCTAAAGACTTTGCTTCTACTACTTGGGATAAATCAATCCCACGTAAGGAAATGGCAACGTTGGCAGTACGTGCAGGACTTACAGGTTACAAGAAAGACTATGACACCAACCGTAACCTGTATGAAGCCGCTAAGAACGGTATCATCCAAGGTGTAGGTAAGGGTGAAATCGCACCTGACGGAGTTACAACTCGTGCTTCGGCAGTAGTGGTTATCGAGCGTATCTTGGATATCAAAGCAGGTAAGACATTGGCTACTGACAAGTATGCTACCGGCGCCGCTGAGGTATTGTGGCACAAGACAAACATCTTGACTACATTGCCTAAGTACTTTGGAACTCCTTGGAGTAGCGAGGAATACTTTGATAGTAGTAAACTTGTGTCTAAGTCCAACGATGGTGTGGCTGTATGTACAGCACGACAATACGTTGTAGTCGACCTCGATGATGCGAATGACCCTAACAGAAATTTACTCAGCCAGTACAAACTTGGTTGGTATAATGCCGATGGTGTTACGTTCGAGTTAAATTCGACAAAAATGCATATGCTGTTATCGGTATCTACGATACAAAGATTAGTGGAAAATTTACCCCGAACGCTGGCTTGA
- a CDS encoding S-layer homology domain-containing protein, translated as MKKEIVALSMSMLLLAAPLTVAANETRFNDVPATHWSYSAIQWGVDNGIITGYPNGSYKPDQNVTQSEFLAMLLKAYKADLAAPTQGESWDAPYLSYARLNNWTLVSETNKPVNRGQIAKLLVNASGKNFNVNDSIHYLLDEGLSNGKTDRSIIGYKGNDLLSRAEAIAFILNVRKKLAVLDSAPTTESKYENPNSDIKVEEDSTVWEPLKYKGIDQKKYAQLIFQDFTWDYSTRTLKFNIPEMPEVNPLIGIQYGTTKEKIVLGKDYTFKNLPSEFKIDINIFTDNTFTSVIDDYTVMSFDYANYHKWANGVPSTDLVVKDQFANNVSLSAIFKALGIK; from the coding sequence ATGAAAAAAGAGATTGTTGCATTAAGTATGTCTATGCTACTGCTCGCCGCGCCGTTGACAGTGGCGGCTAACGAAACGCGCTTTAATGACGTTCCAGCCACTCACTGGAGCTATTCCGCCATTCAATGGGGGGTTGATAACGGTATTATTACTGGCTATCCTAACGGTTCGTATAAGCCTGATCAGAACGTCACTCAATCTGAATTTCTTGCTATGCTGCTCAAGGCGTATAAAGCTGATCTAGCCGCTCCCACCCAAGGCGAGTCTTGGGATGCTCCGTATTTATCCTATGCCCGTCTGAACAACTGGACACTTGTTAGCGAGACGAACAAGCCCGTTAATCGTGGACAAATCGCTAAACTGCTGGTCAATGCATCCGGCAAAAACTTCAATGTGAATGATTCGATTCACTACCTACTGGACGAAGGGTTATCTAACGGCAAAACAGATAGAAGCATTATCGGATACAAGGGGAATGATCTTTTAAGCAGAGCAGAGGCTATTGCTTTCATTTTGAATGTTAGAAAGAAACTTGCTGTTCTTGATTCAGCACCGACAACCGAATCAAAGTACGAGAATCCGAACAGTGATATTAAGGTAGAAGAAGATAGTACCGTTTGGGAACCTCTGAAATATAAAGGAATCGACCAGAAAAAATATGCTCAACTCATCTTTCAAGATTTTACATGGGATTACTCAACCAGAACACTAAAGTTCAATATTCCTGAGATGCCAGAAGTAAATCCACTAATCGGCATTCAATATGGAACTACTAAAGAGAAAATTGTACTCGGTAAGGACTACACTTTCAAAAATCTTCCTTCTGAGTTCAAGATTGATATCAACATTTTTACTGACAACACATTTACTTCTGTTATTGATGACTACACAGTAATGTCCTTTGATTATGCAAATTATCATAAATGGGCCAATGGCGTTCCCTCAACCGATCTCGTAGTAAAGGATCAATTTGCCAATAATGTATCGCTAAGCGCCATATTCAAAGCTCTTGGAATTAAGTAA
- a CDS encoding helix-turn-helix transcriptional regulator: protein MKLSEARNRKNIVQEDFSHMIDVSLRYYQRLESGKSVPTIKIALRICRILEVSPFDIDEWQDNPTSKE from the coding sequence TTGAAATTAAGTGAAGCAAGGAATAGAAAGAATATCGTTCAAGAGGATTTTTCGCATATGATAGATGTTTCGTTGAGATACTACCAAAGACTTGAAAGCGGAAAATCAGTACCAACTATCAAGATAGCGTTACGGATATGTAGAATACTGGAAGTCAGCCCATTCGATATTGATGAATGGCAGGATAATCCGACGTCAAAAGAGTAA
- a CDS encoding helix-turn-helix domain-containing protein, giving the protein MDIRTEFGKRVRELRARSGISQELLADRAGLDRTYISGVERGERNISILNIEKIASALNVSIEYLFSNERFSNNLAYLKKDFEVPFLERFKYHLDSSKKILSFQVHGLLTGENVDYMSSTLFGIASNFSKGELNIFVDHRDMKTSDGEPVVYSPEVAEKAILFQQSVITSSKQAVVLCNSEFMVHQMNYVTAISGIRDKATHLYGNDRDMIGKAYEMLDINGNELIKAL; this is encoded by the coding sequence GTGGATATTCGAACGGAATTTGGGAAAAGGGTAAGGGAGTTGCGTGCTCGCAGTGGAATATCGCAAGAACTGTTAGCCGACCGTGCAGGATTAGACAGGACATACATAAGCGGTGTAGAGCGTGGCGAGCGTAATATAAGTATTCTTAACATTGAGAAAATCGCGAGTGCGTTGAATGTTTCGATAGAATATTTGTTCTCCAATGAACGTTTTTCAAACAACTTGGCCTATTTGAAAAAAGATTTCGAAGTTCCTTTCTTGGAACGCTTCAAATATCATCTGGATAGCAGCAAGAAGATACTCAGCTTTCAGGTTCATGGGTTACTGACTGGTGAGAATGTAGATTATATGTCCAGTACGTTGTTTGGCATTGCCTCTAACTTTTCGAAGGGGGAACTAAACATCTTCGTTGACCACCGGGACATGAAAACATCGGACGGAGAACCGGTGGTTTATTCTCCCGAAGTAGCTGAGAAAGCGATTTTGTTCCAACAGAGCGTAATAACATCCAGCAAGCAAGCCGTGGTTTTATGTAATAGTGAATTCATGGTTCACCAAATGAACTATGTGACAGCGATTAGCGGGATACGAGATAAAGCAACACATCTATATGGCAATGATAGGGATATGATTGGGAAGGCATATGAAATGCTGGATATCAACGGGAATGAACTTATCAAAGCGTTATGA